CATGAAGGCGTGCCGGCTGGTTTGCTGATCGATTTCAATTTGGAGATTCTGTACCAGGTTATTGCTTTCAATGACCTGTCCTTCTTCCTGTTTAACACGCCCGCGAATTGCTTCCTGCCTTGCGCGGATCGAATCCCGTCGGGCTTGTCCCAGCATCGTTTCTTTGATACCGAGGTAACGATTGTAGCAATCATATGCCTGGCGGAAGTGATTGTTGATGGCATAGCCGTCGGCTACGAGACGATAAGCGAGGAATAGGCTATCGGGCTGCACGCCATCCTTGCCCGGCTCAAGTGAACGCAGGCGGATCATGAGTTGATCAAGGGCCTCCGGCTTGATGTAAGGATTTCGCGCTGCCTGTAAGATGGAGGTCAGATTTGTGGATCCCTGCCCCCATGCAGCGAGGGCTCCAGAGAGAAGACTTACCGAAAAAAACAACCGAAGGATCAGGCGTCTCATGCGTGGAAGAATTTGATGTAAACATCCGTTCCATTGCCCGGATCACTTTCGATCTTGATTTCGCCTTTGTGGAGTTCAGTAAGGATCCGTTTGCTCTCCGAGAGGCCTAAACCGGTACCTTCACCCAGTGGACGGGTGGTATTGAATTCCTCGAAAAGGGTCTTCTGAAATTCCTCACTGATCCCGATGCCGTTATCTTTCACCCGAACCTGCACGAAGCGAGGAAGCACGCGGGTGCTGATGCTGACCTTCGGTTGATACCCCTTGATGGCCTGGCGCTGCTTGTCCAGTGCCGCCTGAAACGCGTTATCCAGTATGTCGATCAACAAGCCGGTAACCAATCTCCGGTTGACGGAAACCTGAGGCAGGTTCTTTTCAAGGTCGCGACTGACCTGCAGACCGGGAGCTTCGAACTCCGTCGAATGGCCAAGTGTACAGATATCCAGGGCCGTTTCACAAATACGGTTGATGTCGCACTTTTCCTTTTCATCACCATCGGCCTGTCCGAGCAGGTTCAGTGCTTCCTTCACCTGGTAATCACGTTGGATGAGTTGGGCGAGTCCGGTTGAGGATTTAAGCAAGTCGGGGAAGCTGCTCACTTTGCTCCAGGGGTTGGCGGGATCCTGATCGGCTTTGGTAGTTTCCTGTACAAGCGTTCGGCAAGCCAGGGAGGATTGCTCAAATCGCCGGACATTGCTACTGACATCCTGCAAGAGGAGGGCGCCTTCCTGAGCAGCTTTTCGGGTAGCTTCTTCCTGGGCTTTGCAAGCAGCCAGCCGCAAACTCGCCTTGCCCATTAAACGACGGCGAATCTGGATGGCGATCACAACGACCAGCAACCAGATCGCGAAGGCGATACCTGATTTCCGCAGCAAGCCGTGATAGGAGGTGGTTACCTGCTCTTTGACGAGCCGAAGTGAATCGACCTGCTGTTGAAAGCTGCCAAGTTCCTGGTGTCTGCTTGTCGAGTTGCGCTCAAACTGTCGTTCCAGGATGGAGATGGAATCACCGAGTTCCTGCGCACTCAGCGTGTCCAGCCAGGTGTCATACTTCCGAAGCGATTCC
This genomic stretch from Bacteroidota bacterium harbors:
- a CDS encoding ATP-binding protein — encoded protein: MPVHTSFRFLLLASCWLWASAIQAEGPAAVLRPENRSTLDELRQRAEKHVASNLNRFGLESLRKYDTWLDTLSAQELGDSISILERQFERNSTSRHQELGSFQQQVDSLRLVKEQVTTSYHGLLRKSGIAFAIWLLVVVIAIQIRRRLMGKASLRLAACKAQEEATRKAAQEGALLLQDVSSNVRRFEQSSLACRTLVQETTKADQDPANPWSKVSSFPDLLKSSTGLAQLIQRDYQVKEALNLLGQADGDEKEKCDINRICETALDICTLGHSTEFEAPGLQVSRDLEKNLPQVSVNRRLVTGLLIDILDNAFQAALDKQRQAIKGYQPKVSISTRVLPRFVQVRVKDNGIGISEEFQKTLFEEFNTTRPLGEGTGLGLSESKRILTELHKGEIKIESDPGNGTDVYIKFFHA